A portion of the Oscillospiraceae bacterium genome contains these proteins:
- the brxL gene encoding protease Lon-related BREX system protein BrxL → MEPNAENSCRRDAIKEKLRQNFDGKIVRKDLTKKIKEGANVPVYVLEFLLGQYCSSDDEEIIEQGVQNVKHILADNFVRPDEAQKVLSQLRRNGSHTIIDMVTVHLDIKKDCFFAEFSNLGLSNVPITDDYPEKYDRLLCGGIWCIVQLEYESEGDSSFGIEDFDSEPRQKKQKDVSPISIRKLTPIQMPHIDIEEVRTGRKAFTQDEWMDVMLRSCGYEPEQLNQREKWLLLARMLPLVENNFNLCELGPRSTGKSHIYKEISPNSILVSGGQTTVANLFYNMGRKTVGLVGLWDCVAFDEVAGIKFKDKDGIQIMKDYMASGSFARGKEEKAASASMVFVGNINQSVDVLLKTSSLFDPFPPEMGTDTAFLDRLHCYIPGWEIPKFRPEHFTNDYGFITDYLAEFIRELRKEQYGDALDKYFRLGKNLNQRDTIAVRKIVGGYVKLLYPDGEFTKEQLEKILVFALEMRRRVKEQLKKLGGMEFYDVNFSYIDLDTFEEKFVSVPEQGGGKLIPDGMCNPGQIYTVSRGKSGMIGVFRLESQMLPGSGKFERTGLGSDRDCRESTNTAFNFLKANGNRISGGISTASKDYIINYQDLQGIGMTGKLALPTLIALCSIALGRPTVSTLAVLGEISISGTILKVDELANSLQVCLDSGAKKVLLPISSAVDLGTVPPELVGSFNLIFYSSAEDAVFKALGVE, encoded by the coding sequence ATGGAGCCGAATGCGGAAAATAGCTGCCGTCGAGACGCAATCAAGGAAAAATTACGGCAGAATTTTGATGGAAAGATCGTCCGTAAGGATCTGACCAAAAAGATCAAGGAAGGTGCCAACGTACCGGTCTATGTGCTGGAGTTTCTGCTGGGGCAGTATTGCAGCTCGGACGATGAGGAAATCATCGAGCAGGGCGTGCAGAACGTAAAGCATATTCTGGCAGATAACTTTGTGCGCCCGGATGAGGCGCAGAAGGTGCTTTCTCAGTTGCGCCGGAACGGCAGCCATACCATTATTGATATGGTGACTGTGCATCTGGATATCAAGAAAGACTGCTTCTTTGCGGAGTTTTCCAATCTGGGGCTCTCCAATGTGCCCATTACGGATGACTACCCGGAAAAATATGACCGTTTGCTCTGCGGCGGCATCTGGTGCATCGTTCAACTGGAATATGAATCCGAAGGTGACAGCAGCTTTGGAATAGAGGACTTTGATAGCGAACCCCGGCAGAAAAAGCAGAAGGATGTTTCGCCTATCAGCATCCGCAAACTGACCCCCATCCAGATGCCTCATATCGATATTGAGGAAGTACGCACCGGGCGTAAAGCCTTCACGCAGGACGAGTGGATGGATGTTATGCTGCGCTCTTGCGGTTATGAGCCGGAGCAGTTGAACCAGCGGGAGAAATGGCTCTTGTTGGCACGTATGCTGCCACTGGTGGAGAACAACTTCAACCTCTGTGAGCTTGGTCCTCGCAGCACCGGTAAATCCCACATCTATAAGGAAATCAGCCCTAACAGCATTCTGGTGTCCGGTGGACAAACGACTGTGGCAAACCTGTTCTACAACATGGGACGAAAGACCGTTGGTTTAGTGGGTCTGTGGGACTGCGTGGCTTTTGATGAGGTTGCTGGTATCAAGTTCAAGGATAAAGACGGCATCCAGATCATGAAGGACTATATGGCTTCCGGTTCCTTTGCCCGTGGCAAAGAGGAAAAGGCAGCCTCGGCCTCGATGGTCTTTGTGGGAAATATTAACCAGAGCGTGGATGTGCTGCTAAAAACCTCCAGCCTGTTTGACCCGTTCCCGCCTGAAATGGGAACAGACACTGCATTTTTGGATCGCCTGCATTGTTACATTCCCGGCTGGGAAATCCCTAAATTCCGCCCGGAGCATTTCACCAACGACTACGGCTTCATCACGGATTATCTTGCTGAGTTTATCCGGGAACTGCGTAAGGAACAGTACGGCGATGCACTAGATAAGTATTTCCGCCTTGGTAAAAATCTGAATCAGCGTGATACGATTGCAGTGCGTAAGATTGTAGGCGGCTATGTAAAGCTGCTGTACCCGGACGGTGAGTTTACCAAAGAGCAACTGGAGAAGATCCTTGTCTTTGCACTGGAAATGCGCCGTCGAGTGAAAGAGCAACTGAAAAAGCTGGGTGGCATGGAGTTCTATGATGTGAATTTCAGCTACATTGATCTGGATACCTTTGAAGAAAAGTTTGTGTCGGTTCCCGAACAGGGTGGCGGTAAGCTGATCCCGGATGGAATGTGCAATCCGGGACAGATCTACACTGTTTCGCGTGGAAAAAGCGGCATGATCGGTGTGTTCCGGTTGGAAAGCCAGATGTTGCCGGGCAGCGGAAAGTTTGAACGCACAGGTCTTGGCAGTGACCGTGACTGCAGAGAATCCACCAACACAGCCTTCAACTTCCTGAAAGCAAATGGAAACCGCATCAGCGGCGGTATCAGCACGGCATCTAAGGACTACATCATCAACTATCAGGATCTTCAGGGCATTGGTATGACAGGAAAGCTGGCACTGCCCACCTTGATTGCATTGTGCAGTATTGCCCTTGGTCGTCCCACGGTCAGTACCCTTGCAGTTCTGGGCGAGATCAGCATCAGTGGAACAATCTTGAAGGTAGATGAGCTTGCAAACAGCCTGCAGGTCTGCCTCGATAGCGGTGCAAAGAAGGTTCTGCTGCCGATTTCAAGTGCCGTTGATCTGGGGACTGTTCCACCGGAACTGGTGGGTAGCTTCAATTTGATCTTCTATAGCAGCGCAGAGGATGCGGTGTTTAAGGCACTTGGTGTGGAGTAA
- a CDS encoding DUF262 domain-containing protein: MKTNDRKITDLMATIHTGKTQLPDFQRGWVWDDGRIKALIASITNGYPVGAAMFLEYGNESIHFKSRVVEGVPSADKVIPDELILDGQQRLTSVYSSLFSEKAVRTRTDKGQEIERFYYIDMVKAVNSTIDRVDSIISVPKDRKITSDFGRKVELDLSSASQEYAQNVFPLNIILDPSKYSKWQMDYMQYHQYDSNAAKLYMDFLSKVIVPLGQYTIPVITLDKDTPKEAVCQVFENVNTGGVSLTVFELVTAIFAMDNFELRKDWEERQKKYFSDDILSVTSATDFLTACTLLSSYKKGGTVSCKKKDVLNLTLAEYQRYADDLTEGFVEAEKILQEERIFSSKDLPYTTQLIPLAVLCTLLADHNSIKTTSVKDKIKQWYWCGVFGEMYGSANETRYVYDVVGVMAWLEDACKTPKTVQEFYFNPVRLLSLQSRLSAAYKGIMARILKNQCKDFISGREMDFTVYKAESIDIHHIFPRDYCEKKGLPRAKWNSVVNKTPITYSTNREIGGVAPSQYLTKIEKKGQVEPDILDGYLKTHLIDTGDIRADRFDDFFIKRATAILNEIEKATGKSISGRDSDLVIQDFGGVLL, encoded by the coding sequence ATGAAAACGAATGATAGAAAAATCACAGACCTGATGGCCACAATCCATACAGGAAAAACGCAACTTCCTGATTTTCAAAGAGGCTGGGTATGGGATGATGGTAGGATAAAAGCACTGATTGCAAGTATTACAAATGGTTATCCTGTCGGTGCAGCAATGTTTCTGGAATACGGTAATGAGAGTATTCACTTCAAATCACGAGTTGTTGAAGGGGTGCCTTCTGCAGACAAGGTGATACCTGATGAACTTATTCTGGATGGACAACAAAGACTGACATCTGTCTATTCTTCACTTTTTAGTGAGAAAGCAGTTAGAACAAGAACAGACAAAGGGCAAGAAATAGAACGCTTTTACTATATTGATATGGTCAAAGCTGTTAACAGCACGATTGACCGGGTGGATTCGATTATTTCGGTTCCTAAGGATCGGAAAATAACTTCAGATTTTGGTCGAAAGGTTGAGCTGGATCTTTCGTCGGCATCTCAGGAATACGCTCAGAACGTGTTCCCGCTAAACATTATTCTTGATCCGAGCAAATACAGCAAGTGGCAAATGGACTATATGCAATATCATCAGTACGATTCAAATGCTGCAAAATTGTATATGGACTTTCTCTCCAAAGTAATTGTTCCGTTGGGGCAGTATACGATTCCAGTGATTACATTGGACAAGGATACCCCCAAGGAGGCAGTTTGTCAGGTCTTCGAAAATGTCAATACAGGTGGGGTGTCGCTTACTGTATTTGAGCTGGTTACTGCCATTTTTGCAATGGATAATTTTGAACTACGCAAGGATTGGGAAGAAAGACAGAAAAAATATTTCAGTGACGACATTCTTTCAGTGACCTCTGCGACGGATTTCCTGACGGCTTGTACTCTGTTATCTTCGTATAAAAAAGGCGGGACCGTGAGTTGCAAAAAGAAAGATGTGCTGAATCTGACGCTGGCGGAATACCAGCGCTATGCAGATGATTTGACGGAAGGATTTGTGGAAGCAGAAAAAATATTACAGGAAGAACGGATCTTTTCTAGTAAAGACCTGCCATATACAACGCAGTTGATTCCACTTGCAGTTCTTTGCACGTTGCTGGCAGATCATAACAGCATCAAAACAACGAGCGTAAAAGATAAAATAAAACAATGGTATTGGTGCGGTGTCTTTGGCGAAATGTATGGAAGCGCAAATGAAACACGCTATGTGTACGATGTGGTGGGAGTAATGGCGTGGTTGGAAGATGCGTGTAAAACTCCTAAAACGGTGCAGGAATTTTATTTTAATCCGGTGCGCTTGCTATCCTTGCAATCAAGATTGAGTGCCGCCTATAAAGGCATTATGGCACGGATCTTGAAGAATCAGTGCAAAGATTTTATCAGTGGTCGTGAAATGGACTTTACGGTTTATAAAGCAGAGAGCATAGATATTCACCATATATTTCCACGAGATTATTGTGAGAAAAAAGGTCTGCCGCGTGCAAAATGGAATTCTGTTGTGAATAAGACACCTATTACATATTCTACAAACCGTGAAATTGGCGGAGTAGCACCAAGCCAATATCTGACCAAGATTGAGAAGAAAGGTCAAGTAGAACCAGATATACTGGATGGCTATCTTAAGACACATTTGATCGATACGGGCGATATCCGCGCGGATCGGTTTGATGATTTCTTCATCAAGCGTGCAACTGCTATTTTGAATGAGATTGAAAAAGCAACTGGCAAATCGATTTCCGGTCGTGACAGTGATCTCGTAATTCAGGACTTTGGTGGAGTACTACTATAA
- a CDS encoding DEAD/DEAH box helicase family protein produces MEKQPEKVKDELITFLGTSPMFKAFEADPPVQMGQTIELRNYQQEATENLQKMREDGKTIALLYHATGVGKTITAATDAKAVGNQFGLIKQKILLWKCLDLYDIDVS; encoded by the coding sequence TTGGAAAAGCAACCGGAAAAGGTCAAGGATGAGCTGATTACTTTCTTGGGCACCAGCCCCATGTTCAAGGCGTTTGAAGCGGACCCGCCGGTTCAGATGGGGCAGACCATCGAGCTTCGGAATTACCAGCAGGAGGCTACCGAGAACCTACAGAAAATGCGAGAGGACGGCAAGACCATTGCGCTGCTGTACCATGCGACCGGCGTTGGAAAAACCATCACAGCAGCAACGGATGCCAAGGCTGTTGGTAACCAATTTGGGCTTATAAAACAAAAAATTCTGCTTTGGAAGTGTTTGGATTTGTATGACATAGATGTATCTTAA
- a CDS encoding DUF3990 domain-containing protein yields the protein MNTVFEIRSALQWSQSKLADEIGVSFATVNRWENEKSTPNRLAQEKMLAICEENHITLAEIIHDAIIGDATEISAMHPDKMVLYHGSKSGIQGKIKPASRDRCDFGAGFYMGTDPLQPLTLICDYEQSVFYILSVDLHSLKTLDVPADIEWAMLVAYHRGRMEAARGTKFFQKYQELDKGYDMVVGSIANDRMFYVLDSFFEGTITDTALVKSLSALKLGRQYVAITQKVCDAVKIEREIQLLWMERQALKKASEQNRSNGIAFANQICKEYRREGRFFDEILDGAKQRR from the coding sequence ATGAACACAGTCTTTGAGATTCGTTCAGCTTTACAATGGAGCCAGTCGAAATTGGCGGATGAAATCGGAGTGTCCTTTGCAACCGTAAACCGCTGGGAAAATGAAAAATCTACGCCGAATCGTCTTGCACAGGAGAAAATGCTTGCGATTTGCGAAGAAAATCATATCACGTTGGCTGAAATTATACACGATGCTATTATCGGAGATGCTACAGAAATCTCTGCTATGCATCCGGATAAAATGGTTTTATACCATGGCTCCAAATCAGGCATTCAGGGGAAAATCAAACCAGCCAGCCGTGACCGCTGTGACTTCGGAGCTGGATTTTATATGGGAACGGATCCGCTCCAGCCGCTTACGCTGATCTGTGACTATGAGCAATCTGTTTTTTATATTTTATCGGTTGATCTTCATAGCTTAAAAACTTTGGATGTTCCGGCTGATATTGAATGGGCTATGCTGGTAGCATATCATCGTGGTAGAATGGAAGCCGCACGAGGAACGAAGTTCTTCCAGAAGTATCAGGAGCTGGATAAAGGCTATGACATGGTGGTTGGCAGCATTGCAAATGATAGAATGTTCTATGTTCTGGATAGCTTTTTTGAAGGAACGATTACCGATACGGCATTGGTGAAAAGTCTGTCTGCGCTGAAACTTGGACGTCAGTATGTTGCTATTACGCAGAAAGTCTGTGATGCGGTCAAGATCGAGCGTGAAATCCAATTGCTTTGGATGGAACGGCAGGCACTGAAGAAGGCCAGCGAGCAGAACCGTAGTAATGGCATTGCATTTGCAAACCAAATCTGCAAAGAGTATCGTAGAGAAGGCCGCTTTTTTGATGAAATCCTTGATGGTGCAAAGCAGAGAAGGTGA
- a CDS encoding aminoglycoside adenylyltransferase: MGRKEITTKEDLMKVIELFENTGITYWLDGGWGVDILAGKQTRIHRDIDINFDAQHTEKLLNVLLNLGYKIDTDWKPVRIELYSDELGYLDIHPFVLNEDGTSKQADLEGGWYEFEKDYFGSVFFEGKTIPCISLKGQKVFHSGYELRDKDKHDISILESLSK, from the coding sequence ATGGGTAGAAAAGAAATAACAACAAAAGAAGATTTAATGAAAGTAATAGAATTATTCGAAAATACTGGAATTACATACTGGTTGGATGGCGGATGGGGTGTAGATATTTTAGCTGGTAAACAAACAAGAATTCATAGAGATATAGATATAAATTTTGATGCTCAACATACGGAAAAATTGTTAAATGTGCTTTTGAATCTGGGCTATAAAATTGATACAGACTGGAAACCGGTTAGAATAGAGTTATATAGTGATGAACTTGGTTACTTAGACATTCACCCGTTCGTTTTAAATGAGGACGGAACTTCAAAACAAGCTGATTTAGAGGGTGGATGGTATGAGTTTGAAAAAGATTACTTTGGTAGTGTTTTTTTTGAAGGCAAAACAATTCCTTGTATATCTTTAAAAGGCCAAAAAGTTTTCCATTCAGGTTATGAATTAAGAGATAAAGATAAGCATGATATTTCAATTCTTGAAAGTTTATCAAAATAA
- a CDS encoding recombinase family protein produces MTAVIYARYSSDSQREASIEGQLRDCKDYAEKNGITVVGTYIDRAYSAKTDDRPDFQRMIKDSAKKIFDVVLVWKLDRFARNRFDAVNYKYQLEKNGVHLVSAMEPISQGPEGIMVESMLIGMAEYYSAELALKVARGERENALQCKYNGGVVPLGFTIGKEDRLYHIDPETAPIVQEIFTRYANGEPAEKIAASLNERGLRTRTGKPFVKNSFFQIFRNRRYIGEYRYKDIVTPGGIPAIVDQDLFDRVQQRFEQNRIAHGRPAKEDVSYLLTTKLFCGKCGTLMGGESGTSHMGNTYYYYKCGNAKRHGKAHCDLKAIRKEPLERFVVDTAIKVIFSDEIIERLIDLVMEAQQQENTRLPVLKEQLRDTEKRLANLLEAIEQGILTPTTKQRLDELEARKEALNTSILEEELKKPVLTREWIRFWLEKFRKGDVGSTEHQRQIIDTFVNSVYVFDDRVVLNFNFTDDAKTVTREEVLGSSAVDNAPPYSSYPNPILYEKGLGYVFCLREVLRREYAER; encoded by the coding sequence ATGACCGCCGTGATCTACGCCCGCTATTCATCCGACAGCCAGCGTGAAGCGTCCATTGAGGGACAGCTGCGCGACTGCAAGGACTACGCCGAGAAGAACGGCATCACTGTGGTCGGCACCTACATCGACCGTGCCTACTCTGCCAAGACGGATGACCGTCCAGACTTCCAGAGGATGATCAAGGACAGCGCGAAGAAAATCTTCGATGTGGTTCTGGTCTGGAAGCTCGACCGCTTTGCCCGGAATCGGTTCGATGCCGTGAACTACAAGTACCAGCTGGAGAAGAACGGTGTCCATCTGGTGTCTGCCATGGAACCCATCTCGCAGGGACCTGAAGGCATTATGGTGGAGAGTATGCTTATCGGCATGGCGGAATACTATTCCGCCGAACTCGCCCTGAAAGTGGCGCGCGGTGAGCGCGAAAACGCCCTCCAGTGCAAGTACAACGGCGGTGTGGTGCCGCTGGGCTTCACCATTGGCAAGGAGGACAGGCTGTACCATATCGACCCGGAAACGGCTCCCATCGTGCAGGAGATCTTCACCCGGTACGCCAACGGCGAGCCTGCCGAGAAAATTGCAGCATCCCTGAATGAGCGAGGGTTGCGCACCCGCACCGGGAAGCCGTTCGTGAAGAACAGCTTCTTCCAGATCTTCCGCAACCGCCGCTACATCGGCGAATACCGCTACAAGGACATTGTGACGCCGGGCGGCATTCCGGCTATTGTTGACCAGGATTTGTTCGACCGGGTGCAGCAGCGTTTCGAGCAGAACAGGATCGCCCACGGTCGGCCTGCAAAAGAGGATGTGAGCTATCTGCTGACCACTAAGCTGTTCTGTGGCAAGTGCGGCACCCTGATGGGTGGCGAAAGCGGCACCAGCCACATGGGAAACACCTACTATTACTACAAGTGCGGCAACGCCAAGCGCCACGGCAAGGCGCACTGTGACCTGAAGGCTATCCGCAAGGAGCCGCTGGAACGGTTCGTGGTGGACACCGCCATTAAGGTGATCTTCAGCGATGAAATCATCGAACGGCTGATAGATTTGGTCATGGAAGCCCAGCAGCAGGAGAACACCCGGCTGCCTGTTCTGAAAGAGCAGCTCCGGGATACGGAGAAACGGCTCGCAAACCTTCTGGAAGCCATTGAACAGGGCATCCTGACCCCGACCACCAAGCAGCGGTTGGACGAGCTGGAAGCCCGGAAAGAAGCCCTGAACACCAGTATTCTGGAAGAAGAGCTGAAAAAGCCCGTCCTGACCCGTGAGTGGATTCGGTTCTGGCTTGAAAAATTCCGCAAGGGTGACGTGGGCAGTACGGAGCACCAGCGGCAGATCATTGATACCTTTGTCAACTCGGTCTACGTCTTTGATGACCGGGTCGTACTCAATTTCAACTTCACGGATGATGCCAAAACGGTCACCCGTGAGGAAGTGTTGGGTTCGAGTGCTGTGGACAATGCTCCACCATACAGTTCGTACCCGAATCCGATTCTCTATGAGAAAGGGCTCGGGTACGTTTTTTGTTTACGGGAAGTCCTACGGCGAGAGTACGCAGAACGGTAA
- the mgtE gene encoding magnesium transporter: MSEISINTLKTMLANLDDAKKYQSLRDVMETLPAPDLAAVFEDLPAEKLPVLFRLCPKDLAADVFTELTPATQQKLIDGLTDTELKAVVDELCVDDATDLVEEMPANVVKRILSQADPATRRMINELLQYPEDSAGGVMTTELMELRPDMTVAQAMEAIRQNGFDKETINNCYVTDGSRKLVGVVSLRALVLAKDTAEPIRDLMDTNVVSVTTTTDQEDVSHLFEKYGFLAIPVVDAENRLVGIVTIDDAISILQDEASEDIAKMNAIGPSDKPYFKQSMWDLYKSRAPWLLFLMISATFSSLVIRGYEDALAAVTVLTAYIPMLTDAGGNAGSQSTSTIIRGMAVGEIQPHDLPRILWRESRVALLCGATLAVCNFAKLLLFDKVTAPVALVVCLTLICTILLSQLIGGLLPVAAEKLHVDPAVMASPLITTIVDATTLLIYFNVAKIVLHL; the protein is encoded by the coding sequence ATGTCTGAAATTTCGATCAATACCCTCAAGACCATGCTGGCGAATCTGGATGACGCCAAAAAATACCAGAGCCTGCGGGATGTGATGGAGACCCTGCCGGCTCCCGACCTGGCCGCCGTGTTCGAGGACCTGCCGGCCGAAAAGCTCCCGGTGCTGTTCCGTCTGTGCCCCAAGGACCTGGCGGCGGATGTGTTCACCGAGCTGACCCCTGCCACCCAGCAGAAGCTGATCGACGGCCTGACCGATACCGAGCTGAAGGCCGTGGTGGACGAGCTGTGCGTGGACGATGCGACCGACCTTGTGGAAGAGATGCCGGCCAATGTGGTCAAGCGCATTCTGAGCCAGGCCGACCCCGCCACCCGCCGCATGATCAACGAACTGCTCCAGTACCCGGAGGACTCTGCCGGCGGCGTGATGACCACCGAGCTGATGGAGCTGCGCCCGGACATGACGGTGGCGCAGGCCATGGAGGCCATCCGCCAGAACGGCTTTGACAAGGAGACCATCAACAACTGCTATGTGACCGACGGCAGCCGCAAGCTGGTGGGCGTGGTGTCGCTGCGGGCGCTGGTGCTGGCCAAGGACACCGCAGAACCCATCCGGGACCTGATGGACACCAATGTGGTCAGTGTGACCACCACCACCGACCAGGAGGATGTTTCCCACCTGTTTGAAAAATACGGCTTTCTGGCCATTCCGGTGGTGGACGCCGAAAACCGGCTGGTGGGCATCGTGACCATTGACGATGCCATCAGCATCCTGCAGGACGAGGCCAGCGAGGATATCGCCAAGATGAACGCCATCGGCCCGTCCGACAAGCCCTACTTCAAGCAGAGCATGTGGGACCTGTACAAGAGCCGTGCGCCCTGGCTGCTATTTTTGATGATCAGCGCCACCTTCTCCAGTCTGGTCATCCGGGGGTATGAGGACGCACTGGCCGCCGTGACCGTGCTGACGGCCTACATCCCCATGCTGACCGATGCCGGCGGCAACGCGGGCAGTCAGAGCACCTCCACCATTATCCGCGGCATGGCGGTGGGCGAGATCCAGCCCCACGACCTGCCCCGTATCCTGTGGAGGGAGAGCCGGGTGGCCCTGCTGTGCGGCGCAACGCTGGCGGTGTGCAACTTTGCAAAGCTGCTGCTGTTCGACAAGGTGACCGCCCCGGTGGCACTGGTGGTGTGCCTGACCCTGATCTGCACCATCCTGCTGTCGCAGCTCATCGGCGGACTGCTGCCCGTGGCGGCAGAAAAGCTGCATGTGGACCCGGCCGTGATGGCATCGCCGCTGATCACCACCATCGTGGATGCCACCACGCTGCTGATCTACTTCAATGTTGCAAAGATCGTGCTGCATCTGTAA
- a CDS encoding NCS2 family permease produces MLENVFHLKENHTDVKTEIMAGITTFMTMAYILAVNPNILSASGMDSEAVLIATALASFVGTALMALLANYPFALAPGMGLNAYFSYTVVLTMGYSWQLALMAVFVEGIIFIALSLTNVREGIFNAIPMTLKSAVSVGIGLFVAFVGLQNAKLIVNSDSTLVTYQHFKGETFHSVGVGAILALIGVAITAILLVKRVKGGILYGILITWVLGILCEVTGIYVPNADAGMYSVIPTAFVSFDFSALGKTFGQVFKTDFSGVGILNFFAVMFSFLFVDLFDTLGTLIGVASKADMLDEDGKLPHIKGALMADSIATCAGAVLGTSTTTTFVESASGVTEGGRTGLTSMTTGVLFLLATIFSPLFLTIPSFATAPALIIVGFYMMGSAVKIDFNDPSEGIPAFLTILAMPTAYSISEGIAIGVISWTIINVVTGKAKEKKISPLMYVLTVLFILKYICL; encoded by the coding sequence ATGTTAGAAAATGTCTTTCATCTGAAGGAAAACCACACCGATGTAAAGACCGAGATCATGGCAGGTATCACCACCTTCATGACCATGGCCTACATCCTTGCGGTCAACCCCAACATCCTGTCGGCTTCCGGCATGGACTCGGAGGCTGTGCTGATCGCCACCGCACTGGCATCCTTTGTGGGCACGGCCCTGATGGCTCTGCTGGCCAACTACCCGTTTGCTCTGGCCCCCGGCATGGGCCTGAACGCCTATTTCTCCTACACGGTCGTGCTGACCATGGGCTACAGCTGGCAGCTGGCCCTGATGGCCGTGTTTGTGGAGGGCATCATCTTCATCGCGCTGTCCCTGACCAATGTGCGTGAGGGCATCTTCAACGCCATCCCCATGACCCTGAAGAGCGCGGTCAGCGTGGGCATCGGCCTGTTCGTGGCCTTTGTCGGCCTGCAGAACGCCAAGCTGATCGTGAACAGCGACTCTACGCTGGTCACCTACCAGCACTTCAAAGGCGAGACCTTCCACAGCGTGGGCGTGGGTGCCATCCTGGCCCTCATCGGCGTGGCCATCACCGCCATCCTGCTGGTGAAGCGTGTGAAGGGCGGCATCCTGTACGGCATCCTGATCACCTGGGTGCTGGGCATCCTCTGCGAGGTTACCGGCATCTATGTGCCCAATGCGGATGCGGGCATGTACAGCGTGATCCCCACCGCTTTTGTCAGCTTTGACTTCTCGGCTCTGGGCAAGACCTTTGGTCAGGTGTTCAAGACGGATTTCTCCGGCGTCGGCATCCTCAACTTCTTTGCCGTCATGTTCTCCTTCCTGTTCGTGGACCTGTTTGACACCCTGGGCACCCTGATCGGCGTGGCATCCAAGGCCGACATGCTGGACGAGGACGGCAAGCTGCCCCACATCAAGGGTGCTCTGATGGCAGACTCCATTGCCACCTGCGCCGGTGCTGTGCTGGGTACTTCCACCACCACCACCTTTGTGGAGAGCGCTTCCGGCGTGACCGAGGGCGGCCGCACCGGCCTGACCAGCATGACCACTGGTGTGCTGTTCCTGTTGGCTACCATCTTCAGCCCGCTGTTCCTGACCATCCCCAGCTTTGCAACGGCTCCGGCTCTGATCATCGTGGGCTTCTACATGATGGGCTCCGCGGTCAAGATCGACTTCAACGACCCCAGCGAGGGCATCCCCGCCTTCCTGACCATCCTGGCCATGCCCACTGCGTACAGCATCTCTGAGGGCATTGCCATTGGTGTGATCTCCTGGACCATCATCAATGTGGTCACCGGCAAGGCCAAGGAAAAGAAGATCAGCCCGCTGATGTATGTGCTGACCGTGCTGTTCATCCTGAAGTACATCTGCCTGTAA